Proteins co-encoded in one Christiangramia fulva genomic window:
- a CDS encoding glycosyltransferase family 4 protein, with protein MKILLISHGFSPDIGGIETHTQTLAQHFVELGHEVKVMTWSLGKNDFFDYDIVRKPSVSTRFKVISWSDWVIENNPTLRLSWPLCFLNKKNIVILQTWLGKEKTGFNWVDYLKKKWLEKASDVIAISKVIQNDVFSSAKIVPNAYNASIFKNLGISRMRDFVFLGRLVSDKGVDMTIQLMELLNQEYNRKFCLTIIGSGPEKNKLMELTAKKGLEDQIVFLGSVKDKRLNEELNRHKFLLVPSRWREPFGIVALEGIASGCIPIVSDDSGLVDAVGEAGITFKRNDLYSLFNEVAQLIDNTSAVDKLQKAAEKHLQSFTGKEIALKTLKVLEGI; from the coding sequence GGCCACGAAGTTAAAGTGATGACTTGGAGTTTGGGAAAAAATGACTTTTTCGATTATGATATTGTAAGAAAACCATCGGTCTCCACTCGTTTCAAAGTTATTTCGTGGAGCGATTGGGTAATAGAGAATAATCCTACCTTAAGATTATCTTGGCCTCTTTGTTTTCTCAACAAAAAAAATATAGTAATACTTCAGACATGGCTAGGAAAAGAAAAAACTGGTTTTAATTGGGTAGATTACCTTAAAAAAAAGTGGTTAGAAAAGGCCTCTGATGTAATAGCCATAAGTAAGGTAATACAGAATGATGTTTTCTCATCTGCTAAAATAGTTCCTAATGCTTACAACGCTTCTATCTTTAAAAATCTTGGGATAAGTCGAATGAGGGATTTTGTCTTTTTGGGTCGCTTAGTTTCTGATAAAGGTGTAGATATGACCATTCAGCTTATGGAACTATTAAATCAGGAATATAATAGAAAATTTTGCCTGACAATAATAGGTTCTGGTCCTGAAAAAAATAAGTTGATGGAGTTGACAGCAAAAAAAGGTCTCGAGGATCAAATTGTTTTTTTAGGAAGCGTAAAGGATAAGCGATTGAATGAGGAATTGAATAGGCATAAGTTCTTGTTAGTACCTTCCAGATGGAGAGAACCTTTTGGTATAGTGGCACTCGAGGGAATTGCTTCGGGTTGTATACCCATAGTATCTGATGACAGTGGTTTAGTGGATGCTGTAGGTGAAGCCGGCATTACTTTTAAAAGGAATGATTTGTACTCCCTTTTTAATGAAGTAGCACAGCTTATCGATAATACTTCTGCAGTTGACAAACTTCAAAAAGCTGCTGAAAAGCACCTCCAAAGTTTTACTGGAAAAGAAATAGCGCTTAAAACTTTAAAAGTTCTTGAAGGGATTTAG